One Chryseobacterium wanjuense genomic region harbors:
- a CDS encoding T6SS phospholipase effector Tle1-like catalytic domain-containing protein: MKNNIISVGIFFDGTGNNGMNATSSEKPQKNNESYYSNTTNIYKLFKLFNGDEKIYIEGIGTVTGAEDSDFAMATCKNPMGSEGYSSDDKLEKAFSFIKGKMYDQTKEYHFYVYGFSRGAMLARNFCYEVLKPGSKISGTIKMKFLGVFDTVESAAFNDYNVTVLQATERALHLCAVNECRYFFPLTGFFEYSKDMEDTKSETGNSVWKEIFIPGAHADVGGGYLEGSQSVYVSPNFLRNDHLRSYVENVKTTSRDAQGNKIWNSLLQHYKLDEGELFSQAYVARDWVYNELSKVYGKLMLTETNAQETIFKTDFDESDFIINEEDHPYLIQLSSALEKYSKNLSPDLKPVYNYEKLADYTHISANFGLYHPAILQNSKSDANVEFINNGLNVPSNNNDQFSVNQSKLQSEIHHIEDSVVDYAYGTNIPNNDNWNRTILIKENFYNKC; this comes from the coding sequence ATGAAAAATAATATTATCTCTGTCGGAATTTTCTTCGATGGAACCGGAAACAACGGAATGAATGCAACTTCTTCCGAAAAACCTCAGAAAAACAACGAAAGCTATTATAGTAATACAACCAATATTTATAAGCTGTTTAAGTTATTCAATGGTGATGAAAAAATTTATATAGAAGGAATCGGGACGGTGACAGGCGCCGAAGACAGCGATTTTGCGATGGCCACCTGCAAAAACCCTATGGGAAGCGAAGGCTATTCTTCAGACGACAAACTGGAAAAAGCTTTTTCTTTTATTAAAGGAAAAATGTACGACCAGACGAAAGAGTATCATTTTTACGTCTACGGATTCAGCAGGGGAGCGATGTTAGCTAGAAATTTCTGCTACGAAGTACTGAAGCCGGGTTCAAAGATTTCAGGAACGATCAAAATGAAGTTTCTAGGCGTGTTTGATACAGTGGAATCTGCTGCGTTCAACGATTACAACGTTACGGTTTTACAGGCGACGGAAAGAGCTCTTCATCTGTGTGCAGTGAACGAATGCCGGTATTTTTTTCCACTCACCGGTTTTTTTGAGTATTCTAAAGATATGGAAGACACAAAATCCGAAACCGGAAATTCTGTCTGGAAAGAAATTTTCATTCCCGGAGCTCATGCAGACGTTGGCGGCGGTTATCTGGAAGGATCACAATCTGTTTATGTTTCTCCGAATTTTTTGAGAAACGATCATCTTCGTTCTTACGTAGAAAATGTAAAAACAACAAGCCGAGATGCTCAGGGAAACAAAATCTGGAATTCTCTTTTGCAGCATTATAAATTGGATGAAGGCGAACTTTTCTCTCAGGCTTACGTCGCAAGAGACTGGGTTTACAATGAGCTTTCAAAAGTATATGGAAAATTAATGCTTACCGAAACGAATGCTCAGGAAACGATTTTTAAAACTGATTTTGATGAGTCTGATTTTATAATTAATGAAGAGGATCATCCTTATTTAATACAGCTTTCCAGTGCTTTGGAAAAGTATAGTAAAAATCTTTCCCCGGATTTGAAGCCGGTGTACAATTATGAAAAACTGGCGGATTACACACATATTTCGGCAAATTTTGGGCTGTATCATCCTGCGATCCTTCAGAATTCAAAATCTGATGCGAATGTAGAATTCATCAACAACGGCTTGAACGTACCGAGTAATAACAACGACCAGTTTAGTGTAAACCAGTCAAAATTACAATCAGAAATACATCATATAGAAGATTCTGTGGTAGATTACGCATACGGAACAAACATTCCGAACAACGATAATTGGAACCGTACAATATTGATTAAAGAGAATTTTTATAATAAATGTTAG
- a CDS encoding ABC-F family ATP-binding cassette domain-containing protein, producing the protein MLSVQSLGLHHSGNYLFQNVNFTIKKDDKIGLVGKNGAGKSTLLKMLSGEINFYEGNVVTEGSVTIGFLKQDLDFVKGRTVWAETMQAFEQINAWKNELEDVNHQMATRTDYESDSYTDLINKMTELNDLLMNHDAYNLEGDMEKVLFGLGFKADDFQKITDEFSGGWRMRIELAKLLLQKNDIMLLDEPTNHLDMESIIWLENFLKDYPGAIVLVSHDKQFMTAVCNRTFDINNKKVDDYKANYSRYLVMREDRREKLIQAKKNQDAEIKQMEDNINKFRASATKASFAQSLIKKLDKIERIEVDNEDVSKFNIRFVQSQVPGKIIFEAENLGKAYGQKQIFDDVDFIVQRGDRIALLGQNGQGKTTLAKILAGDIKDYSGSWNLGHNVNIGYFAQNQEEVLTPNKTVLEEAEDAATEETRPRVRDLLGSFLFQGEAVTKKTRVLSGGERNRLALCKLLLRPFNTLIMDEPTNHLDIQSKEIIKLALQKFEGTLIVISHDREFLQGLCDKIYEFRDGKMKEFLGDINEYLEFRQKESIREISAERAKLHNEIPKVEEKKAEEKPAANNPQPATIVSKEQKNIQNKLKKVEEKISELETKIEEFEASFAKENPSEETLEIYNKTKEELDLALQEWEYLGTQLD; encoded by the coding sequence ATGCTTTCGGTTCAAAGTTTAGGATTACATCATTCGGGAAACTATCTGTTTCAAAACGTGAATTTCACGATTAAAAAGGATGATAAAATTGGTTTGGTCGGTAAAAATGGAGCGGGAAAATCCACTTTATTGAAAATGCTTTCCGGAGAAATTAATTTCTACGAAGGAAACGTCGTTACGGAAGGAAGCGTCACCATCGGTTTCCTGAAACAGGATCTCGATTTCGTAAAAGGAAGAACGGTTTGGGCAGAAACGATGCAGGCTTTCGAGCAGATCAATGCCTGGAAAAACGAGCTTGAAGATGTAAATCATCAGATGGCAACAAGAACCGACTATGAAAGCGATTCTTACACGGATCTGATTAATAAAATGACCGAGCTGAACGATCTTTTGATGAACCACGATGCCTATAATCTGGAAGGCGACATGGAAAAAGTGTTGTTTGGTCTTGGTTTTAAAGCGGATGATTTCCAAAAAATTACCGACGAATTTTCCGGAGGATGGAGAATGAGAATCGAGCTGGCAAAACTGCTTCTTCAAAAGAATGACATCATGCTTCTCGATGAGCCTACCAACCACCTCGATATGGAATCCATCATCTGGCTGGAAAACTTTTTGAAAGATTATCCCGGAGCTATCGTTTTGGTGAGTCACGATAAACAGTTTATGACAGCGGTTTGTAACCGTACTTTTGATATCAACAATAAGAAAGTAGACGATTACAAAGCCAACTATTCCAGATATTTAGTGATGCGTGAAGACCGTCGTGAAAAACTGATTCAGGCTAAAAAGAATCAGGATGCGGAAATCAAGCAGATGGAAGATAATATTAATAAGTTCCGCGCAAGTGCGACCAAAGCTTCTTTCGCGCAGTCGCTTATTAAAAAATTAGATAAAATCGAGCGTATCGAAGTGGACAATGAAGACGTTTCAAAATTCAATATCCGTTTCGTACAGTCACAGGTTCCCGGAAAAATTATTTTCGAAGCTGAAAATTTGGGAAAAGCTTACGGACAGAAACAGATTTTTGACGATGTAGATTTTATCGTTCAGAGGGGTGACAGAATTGCACTTCTTGGGCAGAATGGGCAGGGAAAAACAACGTTGGCGAAAATTCTTGCCGGAGATATCAAAGATTATTCAGGGTCATGGAATCTTGGTCATAATGTAAATATCGGGTATTTTGCCCAGAATCAGGAAGAAGTTTTAACTCCGAATAAAACGGTTTTAGAAGAAGCGGAAGATGCTGCAACTGAAGAAACCAGGCCAAGAGTAAGAGATTTATTAGGATCTTTCCTATTCCAAGGTGAAGCGGTGACGAAGAAAACGAGAGTACTTTCCGGAGGGGAAAGAAACCGTTTGGCGCTTTGTAAATTGTTGTTGCGTCCGTTCAACACTTTGATCATGGACGAACCTACCAATCACTTGGATATTCAGTCTAAAGAAATTATTAAACTGGCTCTTCAGAAATTTGAAGGTACATTAATTGTCATCTCGCACGACAGGGAATTCCTGCAGGGGCTTTGTGATAAGATTTATGAATTCCGTGATGGGAAAATGAAAGAATTCTTAGGTGATATCAACGAATATCTTGAATTCAGACAAAAAGAATCGATCAGAGAAATTTCTGCAGAAAGAGCAAAACTTCACAATGAAATTCCGAAAGTTGAGGAAAAAAAGGCGGAGGAGAAACCAGCAGCTAACAACCCGCAACCTGCAACGATCGTAAGTAAAGAACAAAAAAATATTCAGAATAAATTAAAAAAAGTAGAAGAAAAAATTTCCGAACTTGAAACTAAGATTGAGGAATTTGAAGCTTCTTTTGCTAAAGAAAACCCTTCTGAAGAAACATTGGAAATCTACAACAAAACCAAAGAAGAACTGGATCTTGCTTTGCAGGAATGGGAATATCTGGGTACTCAACTGGATTAA
- a CDS encoding TonB-dependent receptor → MKLIYSLVLILCGLVFTNAQKTYTVEGTVQDFHDKTMLENAIVKIGDFTTKTDGKGKFSFDKIPAGKYILIAKHPDCNDYTENIGVNQDLHVTITLEHHVQDIETVTIHGSHKSNGSLIIKTLDKSEIERNSTDNLGNLLSKISGVATLKTGNNISKPIIHGLYGSRISILNNGVKLAEQEWGVEHAPNVDINNFQHIDVIKGASALKYGSDAIGGVVVMEPEIFPKKDTIKGSVNLSGISNGRGLGIEADVAKVWKNGWAVKSGGSIKKLGDQHAPDYNLMNTGMDFSSFNFTVQNNTYEKGISFDYYLTNQNIGIYRGSHVGNNEDFYNAITSNIPAYTGNFSYDINNPRQVIEHHIAKVSAFKRFENIGKLSATYSYQYNHRQEYDIRRGDLADTPSLDLELMTHQFNINDLLEREKWSLETGIDASFQNNYSDPATKARRLIPNYDKYSAGIYSVFKYKISHDFNAEGGVRYDFNRYDVTKWYDKSDWENLYADSYPEFYVRTNQNRVLTRPKMNYENFSFNAGLEYRPNANFDVKFNYAKVGRTPNIAELFSDGLHHSAAVIEIGDLGLKNEQGHQFNLTVDTKFNVLKGLNISVNPYFFITKNFINEVPTGVQNTIRGVFPVWSYQQIDAKMYGIDLDVNWKLTDNLTYVGKGSYVYGQDDTHSVPLILMMPPNFSNALQFNKENWNHFYLTLENQTFLRQDRFPVYNATIPVYVDGNEVEKTVDFSTPPSGYSLWNIQAGINISKNLSAGLIVNNLFDVSYRDYLNRMRFFADEAGRNFIVNFRYRF, encoded by the coding sequence ATGAAATTGATCTATAGCTTAGTACTCATCCTTTGCGGATTGGTATTTACAAACGCACAAAAAACTTACACAGTAGAAGGAACTGTTCAGGATTTTCATGATAAAACGATGCTGGAAAATGCCATCGTGAAAATCGGTGATTTCACTACGAAAACAGATGGAAAGGGTAAGTTTTCTTTTGATAAAATTCCTGCGGGAAAATATATACTCATTGCTAAACATCCTGATTGTAATGATTATACTGAAAATATAGGAGTTAATCAGGATTTGCATGTAACGATCACGCTGGAACACCATGTTCAGGATATCGAAACGGTGACCATTCACGGTAGTCACAAAAGCAATGGTTCATTAATCATCAAAACACTTGATAAATCTGAAATTGAGCGAAATTCTACAGATAATCTGGGAAATTTACTGTCAAAAATTTCGGGTGTGGCAACTTTAAAAACAGGAAATAATATTTCAAAACCAATCATTCACGGCTTGTATGGAAGCCGGATTTCTATTTTAAATAATGGAGTAAAACTGGCCGAACAGGAATGGGGAGTGGAACACGCACCGAATGTTGATATTAATAATTTTCAGCATATCGACGTGATCAAAGGAGCATCCGCATTGAAATACGGAAGCGATGCGATTGGCGGTGTGGTGGTGATGGAACCTGAAATTTTTCCTAAAAAAGATACCATTAAAGGTTCGGTAAATCTTTCCGGGATCTCAAACGGTAGAGGTTTGGGAATAGAAGCCGATGTTGCCAAAGTATGGAAAAACGGCTGGGCTGTGAAATCCGGAGGAAGCATCAAAAAATTAGGAGATCAGCACGCTCCTGATTACAATCTGATGAACACGGGAATGGATTTTTCGTCATTCAATTTTACGGTTCAGAATAATACTTATGAAAAAGGAATTTCATTTGATTATTATTTGACCAACCAAAATATTGGCATTTACAGAGGTTCCCACGTCGGAAATAATGAGGATTTCTACAATGCCATCACATCAAATATTCCTGCTTATACCGGAAATTTCAGTTATGATATCAATAATCCTAGACAGGTGATCGAGCATCATATTGCTAAAGTCTCGGCATTCAAAAGATTTGAAAATATCGGGAAATTGTCTGCCACGTACAGCTATCAGTACAATCACAGACAAGAATATGATATCAGGAGAGGGGATCTGGCAGACACGCCATCGCTGGATCTGGAGTTGATGACCCATCAGTTTAATATCAATGATTTGCTGGAAAGAGAAAAATGGTCTCTGGAAACGGGAATTGATGCAAGCTTTCAAAACAATTATTCGGATCCAGCAACGAAGGCGAGACGTCTGATCCCGAATTATGATAAATATTCAGCGGGAATTTATTCTGTTTTTAAATATAAAATTTCACACGATTTCAATGCAGAAGGAGGTGTGAGATATGATTTCAACCGCTATGATGTCACCAAATGGTACGACAAAAGCGATTGGGAAAACCTGTATGCAGATTCTTATCCTGAGTTTTATGTAAGAACCAATCAGAACAGAGTGTTGACGCGTCCTAAAATGAATTATGAAAACTTCTCATTCAATGCAGGTTTGGAATATCGTCCGAATGCTAATTTTGATGTTAAATTTAATTATGCAAAAGTAGGAAGAACGCCAAATATTGCAGAATTGTTTTCAGATGGTCTGCATCATTCTGCGGCGGTGATTGAGATCGGAGATCTTGGACTGAAAAATGAACAGGGACATCAGTTTAACCTTACTGTTGATACAAAATTCAATGTTTTAAAAGGCTTGAACATCTCTGTAAATCCGTATTTTTTTATAACTAAAAATTTCATCAATGAAGTTCCGACTGGCGTTCAGAATACGATCAGAGGAGTATTTCCGGTATGGTCGTATCAGCAGATTGATGCTAAAATGTACGGGATAGATCTGGATGTCAACTGGAAGCTTACAGACAATCTTACCTATGTAGGAAAAGGGAGTTATGTCTACGGACAGGACGATACACACAGTGTTCCGTTGATTTTAATGATGCCTCCGAATTTTTCCAATGCATTGCAATTCAATAAAGAAAACTGGAATCATTTCTATCTTACCTTAGAAAATCAGACATTTTTGAGACAAGACAGATTTCCGGTGTACAATGCCACAATTCCGGTGTATGTAGATGGAAATGAAGTGGAGAAAACCGTTGATTTCAGTACTCCGCCAAGCGGTTATTCCCTTTGGAATATTCAGGCGGGAATCAACATCAGCAAAAATCTTTCTGCAGGTCTTATTGTGAATAATCTTTTCGATGTTTCGTACAGAGATTATCTTAATAGAATGAGGTTTTTCGCAGATGAAGCAGGAAGAAACTTTATTGTAAACTTTAGATACAGATTCTAA
- a CDS encoding trigger factor: MKVTAKNHDDVSAILTVTLEKSDYKEKVEKQLINYAKNAQVPGFRKGKVPLSMVRKQYEAGIAFEEINKQVSDALNNYVNENKLRLVGQPVPQPVNEFDYNADQLEVAFEVGYEPAFTIDLAKYEAPHYKVEASEKEINKSIENMQKRFAEQVPQDKITKDSYIALEVSQVVEEDAEGEHHHHPKNVTITAENKEAFKLVKSLKMDGSVRVSKETLAGDEELAKELGFSKEEVEHLHHNEVEVKVKDFYSLNLAELNQELFDKVYGEGNIKSEEELKEKVKSELDEYFQQNADVHFVNKVLEQVSEKEEVKLPEEFLVKWLLFSNQNIQSADQAKEILEAEKNQLKYQIIEGKLMTDNEIQLDYADVLGQAEQLVRNQLAIYGIHHLGDEEIQKYAVEMLKDQEQVRQISSEVAMTKLKDVILEKASKKETKISHDEFLEELKK, from the coding sequence ATGAAGGTTACCGCAAAAAACCATGATGATGTAAGTGCAATACTTACAGTGACATTGGAAAAATCTGACTACAAAGAAAAAGTAGAGAAGCAATTGATTAATTATGCTAAAAATGCGCAAGTTCCTGGTTTCAGAAAAGGGAAAGTGCCTTTGAGTATGGTTAGAAAACAATATGAAGCAGGTATTGCATTCGAAGAAATCAACAAACAGGTTTCTGACGCTTTGAACAACTATGTTAATGAAAACAAATTAAGATTAGTTGGTCAGCCTGTTCCTCAGCCAGTAAACGAATTCGATTACAATGCTGATCAGTTGGAAGTTGCTTTTGAAGTAGGATACGAGCCTGCATTTACTATAGATTTAGCTAAATATGAAGCGCCTCACTACAAGGTAGAAGCTTCTGAAAAAGAAATCAACAAGAGCATTGAAAACATGCAGAAGCGTTTTGCTGAGCAGGTTCCTCAAGATAAAATCACTAAAGATTCTTATATCGCTTTAGAAGTTTCTCAGGTTGTAGAAGAAGATGCTGAAGGAGAGCACCACCACCATCCAAAGAACGTTACCATCACTGCTGAAAACAAAGAAGCTTTCAAATTGGTAAAATCTTTGAAAATGGACGGATCTGTAAGAGTATCTAAAGAAACTCTTGCTGGTGACGAAGAATTGGCTAAAGAATTAGGATTCAGCAAAGAAGAAGTAGAACACTTACACCACAATGAAGTAGAGGTAAAAGTAAAAGATTTCTATTCTTTGAACCTTGCTGAGCTGAACCAGGAGCTTTTCGATAAAGTATATGGTGAAGGAAACATCAAGTCTGAAGAAGAATTGAAAGAAAAAGTAAAGTCTGAATTAGACGAATACTTCCAGCAAAATGCTGATGTTCACTTTGTAAATAAAGTATTGGAGCAGGTTTCTGAAAAAGAAGAAGTAAAACTTCCTGAAGAATTCCTTGTAAAATGGTTATTGTTCTCAAACCAGAACATCCAGTCTGCAGATCAGGCTAAAGAAATCCTTGAAGCTGAGAAAAACCAATTGAAATATCAGATCATCGAAGGAAAATTGATGACAGACAACGAAATTCAATTAGACTATGCTGATGTTTTAGGACAGGCTGAGCAGTTGGTAAGAAACCAGTTGGCAATCTACGGAATCCACCACTTAGGAGATGAAGAGATCCAGAAATATGCTGTTGAAATGTTGAAAGACCAGGAGCAGGTAAGACAAATTTCTTCTGAAGTTGCTATGACGAAACTTAAGGATGTAATCCTAGAGAAAGCTAGCAAAAAAGAAACTAAAATTTCTCACGACGAATTTTTAGAAGAACTTAAAAAATAA
- a CDS encoding M16 family metallopeptidase — MISSFAVIVLMSANVFAQNIPTDPSVKIGTLPNGMKYYIKKNTLPEKKVDFRLAINAGSILEDENQRGLAHFMEHMNFNGTKNFPDNKLVDFLQSIGVKFGQHLNAYTSFDETVYMLPVPLDKPGNLDAGLKVMEDWAFNATLSDEQINKERGVVLEELRLGLGADKRMSDKYLPKLLYKSQYADRLPIGKKEVLENFKPDVIRKFHQDWYRPDLMAIVVVGDINVDEVEKKIKDNFSKYKNPSKPRERKVFDLPNHKETLVAVETDPDATSSMVQFIMKDAEAYQPDVTVEQYNQSLIENLTSTMLNNRLRELVNSTNPPFTYGSVYHGGTYARSKEGFQGFAMVKEGNQLNALKVLLEETERAKRFGFTQTELDRAKAQVLSNLERSYNNRDKTESEVLVDEYVRNFLEQEPMPGIAWEYEDTKKFLPSVTLAQTNDIIKKFVKDDSRVVVITGPKKDNVTMPTEAMVLNTFEGVKMADLKPYQEKETIKNLVKPFKSEGKIAKTETDAKLGTTTWTLSNGAKVTFKKTDFKDDEIVFSARSMGGSSLINDADYNKTQFAFPALSEAGVNGYSKADLTNYLAGKQVSVNPAVTGIFEGVSGKTNQKDLGTAMELMYAYFTGLNYNPDSFNAYKTKQSAMLDNLLANPQFYFSSEHAKFMNQKNPRFIGIVPMEKDWANTDYKKAYDIYKEKFANAGNFHFYFVGNIDEARFKNEVLQYIASLPSTGKSGSFKDTGYRQMTGDFTKTYKKGKDPKSMVTISYAGEAPYNEKEALALEALGEVATIKVIEKLREDESGIYGGGARGGMYKVPFNSYSFSINFPCGPENAEKLTKSALTELQKLIDKGPEQKDLDKYKEGEYNDHKTSLRDNMYWMNALTKNQMDGSDKYEILNYEDKVKALTVKDLQDVGKKYLTKGRIVATLMPEDGWENAKKEEPKVEAAVIKAGAAN; from the coding sequence ATGATTTCATCATTTGCAGTGATCGTTCTGATGTCTGCCAATGTTTTTGCACAGAATATTCCTACAGATCCTTCTGTAAAAATCGGGACTCTTCCGAACGGAATGAAGTATTATATCAAAAAAAACACACTGCCTGAAAAGAAGGTAGATTTCAGATTGGCCATCAACGCGGGATCTATTCTTGAAGATGAAAATCAAAGAGGTCTGGCGCATTTCATGGAGCACATGAACTTCAATGGAACAAAAAACTTTCCAGACAACAAATTGGTAGATTTTCTACAGTCGATCGGTGTGAAATTCGGACAACACCTTAATGCCTACACAAGTTTCGACGAGACGGTTTACATGCTTCCTGTACCTTTAGACAAGCCGGGAAACCTGGATGCCGGGCTGAAAGTAATGGAAGACTGGGCGTTTAACGCAACACTTTCCGATGAGCAGATCAACAAAGAGAGAGGCGTTGTTTTGGAAGAATTAAGACTTGGTTTAGGCGCTGATAAAAGAATGTCAGACAAATACCTTCCGAAATTATTATACAAATCTCAATATGCAGACAGACTGCCGATCGGTAAAAAAGAAGTCTTGGAAAATTTCAAACCGGATGTGATCAGAAAATTCCATCAGGATTGGTACAGACCCGATCTGATGGCGATTGTGGTAGTGGGAGATATTAATGTAGATGAGGTTGAGAAAAAAATTAAAGATAATTTCAGCAAATATAAAAATCCTTCAAAGCCAAGAGAAAGAAAAGTTTTCGATTTACCGAATCATAAAGAGACTTTAGTGGCGGTAGAGACCGATCCGGATGCTACAAGTTCGATGGTTCAGTTTATCATGAAAGATGCTGAGGCGTATCAGCCAGATGTTACGGTTGAACAGTATAACCAGAGTCTCATAGAAAATCTTACATCAACGATGCTGAACAACAGATTAAGAGAATTAGTGAATTCAACGAATCCTCCGTTCACTTACGGTTCGGTTTATCATGGCGGAACCTATGCAAGAAGCAAAGAAGGTTTCCAGGGATTTGCCATGGTAAAAGAAGGAAATCAGCTTAATGCATTGAAAGTGCTTTTGGAAGAGACAGAAAGAGCAAAAAGATTCGGGTTTACCCAAACGGAATTAGACAGAGCAAAAGCTCAGGTTTTATCAAATCTTGAAAGATCTTACAACAACCGCGACAAAACGGAAAGTGAAGTGTTGGTAGACGAATATGTAAGAAACTTCCTTGAGCAGGAGCCAATGCCGGGAATTGCCTGGGAATATGAGGATACGAAGAAGTTTTTACCTTCCGTAACATTAGCCCAGACCAATGATATTATTAAAAAATTTGTAAAAGACGACAGCAGGGTAGTTGTCATTACCGGACCTAAAAAAGATAATGTAACAATGCCTACGGAAGCGATGGTTTTAAATACTTTCGAAGGAGTGAAAATGGCAGATCTTAAACCTTACCAGGAAAAAGAAACCATTAAAAATCTAGTAAAACCTTTCAAATCTGAAGGGAAAATTGCCAAAACCGAAACCGACGCAAAATTAGGAACAACAACCTGGACATTGAGCAACGGTGCAAAAGTGACTTTCAAAAAAACCGACTTTAAAGATGATGAAATTGTTTTCTCAGCAAGAAGTATGGGAGGAAGCTCTTTGATCAACGATGCAGATTATAATAAAACTCAGTTTGCCTTCCCTGCCTTATCAGAAGCAGGTGTTAATGGATATTCAAAAGCTGATCTTACCAATTATCTGGCCGGAAAACAGGTGAGCGTAAACCCTGCCGTAACCGGTATATTTGAAGGAGTTTCAGGAAAAACCAACCAGAAAGACCTGGGTACGGCTATGGAGCTGATGTATGCTTATTTCACAGGATTAAATTACAATCCGGATTCTTTTAATGCTTATAAAACAAAACAATCTGCAATGCTGGATAACCTGTTGGCTAATCCTCAGTTTTACTTCTCCAGCGAGCATGCAAAGTTTATGAATCAGAAAAACCCTAGATTCATCGGAATTGTTCCTATGGAAAAAGACTGGGCAAATACAGATTATAAAAAAGCGTACGATATTTACAAAGAAAAATTTGCAAACGCAGGAAACTTCCATTTCTATTTTGTAGGAAATATTGATGAAGCAAGATTTAAAAATGAAGTTTTACAATATATTGCAAGCCTTCCTTCAACCGGAAAGTCAGGCAGCTTCAAAGATACGGGCTACAGACAGATGACCGGAGATTTTACAAAAACCTATAAAAAAGGAAAAGATCCTAAAAGTATGGTAACGATCTCTTACGCAGGCGAAGCTCCTTACAATGAAAAAGAAGCACTGGCTCTGGAAGCTCTGGGTGAAGTGGCAACAATAAAAGTCATTGAAAAGCTGAGAGAAGATGAAAGCGGAATCTATGGAGGAGGCGCAAGAGGCGGAATGTATAAGGTACCTTTTAATAGCTACAGTTTCAGCATCAACTTCCCTTGTGGACCGGAAAATGCTGAAAAACTGACAAAAAGTGCATTGACGGAACTTCAGAAGCTCATCGATAAAGGTCCTGAACAAAAAGATCTTGATAAATATAAAGAAGGTGAGTACAATGACCACAAAACAAGTCTGAGAGACAATATGTACTGGATGAATGCTCTTACAAAAAATCAAATGGACGGAAGCGATAAATACGAAATCCTGAATTATGAAGATAAAGTAAAAGCTTTAACAGTAAAAGACCTTCAGGATGTAGGAAAAAAATACCTTACAAAAGGCAGAATTGTAGCAACTCTAATGCCGGAAGACGGCTGGGAAAATGCTAAAAAAGAAGAACCGAAAGTAGAAGCTGCTGTCATAAAAGCAGGCGCTGCCAACTAG
- a CDS encoding DUF3109 family protein: MIQIDDKLISEEIFSEEFVCNLTKCKGACCVEGDVGAPLDKDELEILDNIFDKIKPYLTQEGIKALEEQGTWTTDPVDGMYVTPMVENRECAYVTFDEKGITKCGIEKAYEDGAIDWQKPISCHLYPIRVTEYSSFTALNYHEWNVCSDACVLGKELQVPVYKFLKTPLIRKYGEEFYGVLSDVAEEWKKEFGA; encoded by the coding sequence ATGATTCAGATAGACGATAAATTGATCTCCGAAGAAATTTTTTCAGAAGAGTTTGTTTGCAACCTTACAAAATGTAAAGGTGCATGTTGTGTGGAAGGAGATGTAGGAGCTCCTTTGGATAAGGATGAACTTGAAATTTTAGATAATATTTTTGATAAAATTAAGCCCTACCTTACCCAAGAAGGCATTAAAGCCCTTGAAGAACAGGGAACATGGACGACCGACCCTGTGGACGGAATGTATGTAACCCCGATGGTGGAAAACCGCGAGTGTGCCTACGTCACTTTTGATGAAAAAGGAATCACCAAATGCGGTATTGAAAAAGCATATGAAGATGGGGCCATAGACTGGCAAAAGCCGATTTCGTGCCACCTCTACCCGATTCGTGTAACAGAATATTCTTCTTTTACCGCTTTGAATTATCACGAATGGAATGTATGCAGCGATGCCTGTGTTCTAGGAAAAGAATTGCAGGTTCCGGTATACAAATTCCTGAAAACTCCGCTGATCAGAAAATATGGTGAGGAATTTTACGGTGTTTTGAGTGATGTTGCCGAGGAGTGGAAGAAGGAGTTTGGAGCGTAG